A section of the Microbacterium sp. MM2322 genome encodes:
- the rsgA gene encoding ribosome small subunit-dependent GTPase A produces MSWLGDDDDDDDLEFDEADIRVRPNPKANRPRTKRRPAHADAKIARVLGVDRGRYTVLIDEDGPDERQILASRARELRKQSIVNGDRVRVVGDRTGDDGTLARIVGIEERSSLLRRSADDTDHIERIIVANADQLLIVVAAADPEPRPRLVDRYLIAALDAGMHPMLVVTKTDLADPTAFLAHFEGLDDLEVFTSGLETMPLDLIGNRLAGHSTVFVGHSGVGKSTLVNALVPDAARAIGHVNVVTGRGRHTSSSAVSLRYAGDSGRGWVIDTPGVRSFGLGHVDPSNILRAYTDLAAVAEECPRGCTHLPDAPDCAIPEAVAEGRLGERGAARLDSLQRLLATFAP; encoded by the coding sequence GTGAGCTGGCTCGGCGACGATGATGACGATGACGACCTCGAGTTCGACGAGGCCGACATCCGGGTGCGCCCCAACCCGAAGGCGAACCGTCCCCGGACCAAACGTCGCCCCGCGCACGCCGACGCGAAGATCGCACGCGTGCTCGGAGTCGACCGAGGGCGCTACACCGTCCTCATCGACGAGGACGGCCCCGACGAACGACAGATCCTGGCCTCCCGCGCCCGTGAACTCCGCAAGCAATCGATCGTCAACGGAGATCGCGTCCGCGTGGTGGGTGACAGGACCGGCGACGACGGCACCCTCGCGAGGATCGTCGGCATCGAGGAGCGCAGTTCGCTGCTTCGCCGCAGCGCCGACGACACCGACCACATCGAGCGGATCATCGTCGCCAACGCCGACCAGCTCCTCATCGTCGTCGCGGCCGCCGATCCCGAGCCGCGCCCGCGCCTGGTGGACCGCTACCTGATCGCGGCATTGGATGCCGGCATGCACCCGATGCTCGTCGTCACCAAGACGGATCTCGCCGATCCGACCGCTTTCCTCGCCCACTTCGAGGGGCTCGACGACCTCGAAGTGTTCACGAGCGGCCTCGAGACGATGCCGCTCGATCTCATCGGGAACCGTCTCGCGGGACACTCCACGGTCTTCGTCGGGCACTCCGGCGTCGGCAAGTCGACCCTCGTGAACGCGCTCGTCCCCGACGCCGCCCGCGCCATCGGTCACGTGAACGTCGTGACCGGCCGCGGCCGCCATACGTCGAGTTCAGCCGTCTCCCTGCGCTACGCGGGCGACAGCGGGCGGGGGTGGGTCATCGACACCCCGGGCGTCCGTTCGTTCGGTCTCGGACACGTCGATCCCTCGAACATCCTCCGCGCGTACACAGACCTGGCGGCTGTCGCCGAAGAATGCCCACGCGGGTGCACCCACCTCCCGGATGCTCCCGACTGCGCCATCCCTGAGGCCGTCGCCGAGGGCCGGCTCGGCGAGCGTGGCGCGGCGCGGCTGGACTCGCTGCAGCGACTCCTGGCCACCTTCGCGCCCTGA
- the bcp gene encoding thioredoxin-dependent thiol peroxidase, translating to MPRLNTGAPAPEFTLVDQDGRSVSLTDFRGRRLIAFFYPAAMTPGCTTEACDFRDSVAPLQAAGYTVVGISRDEPAKLREFRERDALPYDLLSDPDHSAHEAYGAWGEKMNYGKVVEGVIRSTFVIDEDGAIAHALYNVKATGHVARIRTLLGV from the coding sequence ATGCCGCGACTGAACACCGGAGCCCCCGCACCCGAATTCACCCTCGTCGACCAGGACGGCCGGAGCGTCTCGCTCACCGACTTCCGCGGCCGTCGACTCATCGCCTTCTTCTACCCGGCCGCGATGACCCCGGGCTGCACGACGGAGGCCTGCGACTTCCGAGACAGCGTCGCCCCGCTGCAGGCCGCCGGGTACACCGTCGTCGGAATCTCGCGGGACGAGCCCGCGAAGCTTCGCGAGTTCCGCGAGCGCGATGCACTCCCCTACGACCTGCTGAGCGACCCCGATCACTCCGCACACGAGGCCTACGGCGCGTGGGGCGAAAAGATGAACTACGGCAAGGTCGTCGAGGGCGTCATCCGATCGACGTTCGTGATCGACGAGGACGGTGCGATCGCGCACGCCCTCTACAACGTCAAGGCCACGGGGCACGTCGCCCGCATCCGCACGCTCCTCGGAGTCTGA
- a CDS encoding histidine kinase, which translates to MRTTRIERIAAAWLGLEATGVLGLAVWEIVALVGDDSDSLGSSLALLVLTVLGAAALVGFAVAVWRGGSWGRSGGVVVQVLVLSIALGTLTGQGADTRLAATIAVPGIVGLILLIAAARAAGQRARDAADDEV; encoded by the coding sequence GTGCGAACCACTCGTATCGAGCGGATCGCGGCGGCCTGGCTCGGGCTCGAAGCAACCGGCGTCCTCGGCCTCGCCGTCTGGGAGATCGTGGCACTCGTCGGAGACGACAGCGACAGCCTCGGAAGTTCGCTCGCGCTACTGGTCTTGACCGTTCTCGGCGCCGCTGCCCTCGTGGGGTTCGCGGTTGCTGTCTGGCGAGGCGGCTCGTGGGGGCGCTCCGGCGGCGTCGTCGTGCAGGTGCTCGTGCTGTCGATCGCGCTCGGAACCCTGACGGGCCAAGGCGCGGATACCCGCCTCGCCGCGACGATCGCGGTGCCCGGGATCGTCGGTCTCATCCTCCTCATCGCTGCGGCGCGCGCCGCCGGTCAGCGTGCTCGGGATGCCGCCGACGACGAGGTCTGA
- a CDS encoding WhiB family transcriptional regulator, whose protein sequence is MDWRDKSACLTVDPELFFPVGNTGPAVDQIEKAKSVCARCTVTELCLQYALETGQDSGVWGGLSEDERRALKRRAARARRAS, encoded by the coding sequence ATGGATTGGCGCGACAAATCCGCCTGCCTGACCGTCGACCCCGAACTGTTCTTCCCCGTGGGGAACACCGGGCCCGCCGTCGACCAGATCGAAAAGGCGAAGTCCGTCTGCGCCCGGTGCACCGTCACGGAGCTCTGCCTGCAGTACGCCCTCGAGACCGGACAGGACTCGGGCGTCTGGGGAGGCCTCTCCGAAGATGAGCGTCGCGCTCTCAAGCGCCGCGCCGCCCGCGCCCGCCGCGCGTCCTGA
- the aroA gene encoding 3-phosphoshikimate 1-carboxyvinyltransferase: MSDAPLPPPPAAPTVPGSWPAPTPDEPVHARVSVPGSKSLTNRELVLAAIADGPSLLTGALHSDDSARMIDALRALGVSIRPVRGDSPFGPDLEVTPPSSFTGGTTIDCGQAGTVMRFVSPIAGLAVGDVHVTAHPTAMHRPMGAMIQALREVGADIDDSGSWALPFDVRGHGHLRGGEVTIDASQSSQFVSGLLLAAARFDVGLRLIHEGERLPSLPHIEMTIEALARRGVHVEHPNPNEWVVPAGAVRGKDVAIEPDLSNAAPFLAAAVLTGGSVTVPGWPVHSTQPGALLADILPVMGAHASRRAGALTVTAGDRIAGVDLDLSAASELTPTLFALAAFADAPTTFHGIGHIRGHETDRIAALVDNLRALGGEAEEREDGIHIVPRPLHGGVWRAHHDHRIATAGAVIGLRVPGVVVDDIGTTAKTMPEFPQLWADMLA; encoded by the coding sequence ATGAGCGACGCCCCCCTTCCCCCGCCCCCGGCCGCGCCGACGGTCCCTGGATCGTGGCCGGCTCCCACACCGGACGAGCCGGTCCACGCCCGCGTGTCCGTGCCGGGATCGAAGTCGCTCACGAATCGCGAGCTCGTCCTCGCGGCGATCGCCGACGGCCCGAGCCTGTTGACCGGCGCGCTCCACTCCGACGATTCCGCCCGCATGATCGACGCGCTGCGTGCGCTCGGCGTGTCGATCCGCCCGGTGCGCGGCGATTCGCCGTTCGGCCCGGACCTCGAAGTCACCCCGCCGTCGTCCTTCACCGGGGGCACCACCATCGACTGCGGGCAGGCCGGAACCGTGATGCGGTTCGTATCGCCGATCGCCGGTCTCGCCGTGGGAGATGTGCATGTGACGGCGCATCCCACCGCGATGCACCGTCCGATGGGCGCGATGATCCAGGCTCTTCGCGAGGTCGGTGCCGACATCGACGACTCGGGCAGCTGGGCGCTGCCGTTCGACGTACGCGGCCACGGCCACCTGCGGGGCGGCGAAGTCACGATCGACGCGAGTCAGTCCAGTCAATTCGTGTCGGGTCTGCTCCTTGCCGCAGCACGCTTCGACGTGGGCCTCCGACTGATCCACGAGGGCGAGCGCCTCCCGAGCCTGCCGCACATCGAGATGACGATCGAGGCCCTCGCCCGTCGGGGTGTCCACGTCGAGCACCCGAACCCGAACGAATGGGTCGTCCCTGCGGGTGCCGTGCGCGGGAAGGATGTGGCGATCGAGCCCGACCTGTCCAACGCCGCCCCCTTCCTCGCCGCGGCGGTCCTGACCGGCGGATCGGTGACCGTCCCCGGATGGCCCGTCCACTCGACCCAGCCCGGAGCGCTGCTCGCCGACATCCTGCCGGTCATGGGCGCTCACGCCTCGCGTCGGGCCGGCGCCCTCACGGTCACGGCCGGAGACCGGATCGCGGGCGTCGACCTCGACCTCTCCGCGGCGAGCGAGCTCACGCCGACGCTCTTCGCCCTCGCGGCGTTCGCCGATGCCCCGACGACGTTCCACGGCATCGGTCACATCCGCGGTCACGAGACCGATCGGATCGCCGCGCTCGTCGACAACCTCCGCGCGCTCGGCGGCGAGGCCGAAGAGCGGGAGGACGGCATCCACATCGTTCCGCGGCCACTGCACGGGGGCGTATGGCGTGCGCACCACGACCACCGCATCGCCACCGCGGGGGCCGTCATCGGCCTGCGCGTGCCGGGCGTCGTCGTCGACGACATCGGAACGACCGCCAAGACGATGCCGGAGTTTCCGCAACTGTGGGCGGACATGCTCGCGTGA